One window of Chloroflexota bacterium genomic DNA carries:
- a CDS encoding IS630 family transposase has product RFMMHFTPTSSSWLNLVERWLGELTEKRLRRGSFGSVPELIHAIKEYLAISNANPKPLVWKASAKAILDKLARCKAVYETLD; this is encoded by the coding sequence CGGTTCATGATGCACTTCACGCCCACGAGCTCGTCGTGGCTGAACCTTGTTGAGCGTTGGTTGGGGGAGTTGACGGAAAAGCGTCTGCGGCGTGGAAGCTTCGGAAGTGTGCCAGAGTTGATCCATGCCATTAAGGAGTACCTGGCAATATCCAATGCCAACCCTAAACCGTTGGTGTGGAAAGCCTCCGCCAAAGCCATTCTTGACAAGCTCGCTCGTTGTAAAGCAGTTTATGAAACACTAGACTAG